agttccctgctgccaggaggtgtttgcagggcagagctgagcacatcgcaggtgggatggagttctctttctgtgagcactgcaaaggaggagacctgggcacagagaagtggttcccagcagagacagctccaggccGCAGAAACCTTGTcagagagggaggagatcccagaaacgtgaggggaggggggattcgggcacccccctgccatccactgcagtgcaagcacctttcctgcagcagctcccaggtctcctctcccacacagtgcagccccccactctcagcgtcacaaacactcggccatcactttctttcccaacagctcaaccaacaaagagggaaagggggattcagcttcagctgagacacaagcacttgggtcctgccatgcagatgtttccatggaggaaaagcagccaaatcccctcgcggactttggagccaggcaccagagtgtgcctgactggaaaagaccttttaggacaccccatcttaaagacatttggctctttccctgagggggccctgctgagctgcaggctgccctccagaaggtcacaactctcccatggcatctctgtgttttctaagtacccgacagagaagacaccacagcgctaaggccaaggagatgccacgggacggctgtaggtcggcaggtgcaatgaggcctctgtgtccctggctgggaggggagagatgagattcctctgctctcagcagtgtcctggtcttctggggggaacacctgggtgttactgtcctcaagctcaaaaaggtgcctgcccagggcagctgggagcagggctgagggacaggtcagctctccacactcttcactgagggacagtccctttgcctgccagcacccacaggatttcacttggagtgcagcaggaatgctccaaaactcctcagctcttgtgtgacaaccggaacaaaatccacagaacaaattcccctcaactttgctctgccgtcgggtgaattaggagtgacaatgctgaaaagctcttcgatatcaaaagtggatgtaggctaagatcaccccgtcttcctatcgaccaattgctgtaggcaggactgaatcctgcagagccccctgctcccagcggcaccctcagctagcaccaaccacagctcatgaaagggacctgccaaaggtctgcttgaaaggggagaggaactttcagaagtttttctgagaaactgaatagactttggtctcttctttgaacaggtccccatgtccagaggacaaaaatgtccaacaacagctccatcacccagttcccctcctggcattcgcagacacatgggagctgcagctcttgcacttcgggctcttcctgggcatctacctggctgccctcctggccaacggcctcatcatcaccaccattgcctgtgaccaccgcctccacacccccatgtacttcttcctcctcaacctctctgttcttgacctgggctccatctccaccactgtccccaaatccatggccaattccctgtggggcaccagggacatctcctacacaggatgtgtggcccagctcttattctttttctttttcatgtcagctgagtattttcttctcaccgtcatgtcctatgaccgctacgttgccatctgcaaacccctgcactacgggaccctcctgggcagcagagcttgtgtccacatggcagcagctgcctggggcagtgggtttctcaatgctctcctgcacacggccaatacattttccctgcccctctgccagggcaatgccctggaccagttcttctgtgaaatcccccagatcctcaagctctcctgctcacactcctacttcaggaaagctgggcttcttgtggtcagtgcctgtttaggctttggttgttttgtgttcatcgtgctgtcctacgtgcagatcttcagggccgtgctgaggatcccctctgagcagggacggcacaaagccttttccacgtgcctccctcacctggccatcgtctccctgtttctcagcactgccgtgtttgcccacctcaagcccccctccatctcctccccagctctagacctggtggtgtcagtcctgtactcattggtgcctccagtactgaaccccctcatctacagcatgaggaaccaggagctcaaggatgccctatggaaactggctcaatggacgttgtttcaccattaataaattgtctccccttctccgcatgttttctagactttctgttaggcaataagcctgcttttttctcttgcagtcatcctgcttctgtataattttctgggcttgtaccacttgtcttgaggtttgttccagttgtgtctgacccttgcacaacactgtgtcaaaggtgacctgcctaatagcagctcttcaagaaaaaggcatctcccaggtgcagtgcctggatgctaggtgcttcctccaaaggtgctgccaataaaatgtccaacgaactggtctttcaaagagtctcttctccctgtgttctccctgtgtttggggttaagctcactgtactattgggttccgtggaccaaatgttctggtttgaaaggctctcttcttgtctccagtggtagtggagatggtgcatgagctcccgattacctcctcaggctgcttcacatgtgtcaggacttatggcatacagcagactctatggaaatgaatttggacgtgtgaggagaggatggggactcaccacgtgccctgagctgggagtgaatgaagacacaggagatgaaacatccacagaggtgaagtcccccacaagcaaaacactaaactgaggtatgcacaaacaaggactctgcaatgcccagaaagtcagtgtggatccggtaggcgtgggaaagggaggctggagaggtgtgggagctgccggaggaccctcagggccaaggaatgtcgtgctgtcctggggagcggggctgatgtgagcagaggagggggcaaattcactcagggttgggggtcacctcaaaaggctatcaggagaggcagagagtgactagcctgttttcctcattgccttgaggccagcactagcctggggctgatggggaggctgagctccttgtctgccccccaggggctgtgtgcccttcagaggagctggggctgtgaagtgagtgccgagagctctgcagcaactgtggtgggcactgctgtgggaccagcccagactgggcagctgtgcttggctgggcagaggagagggcaagggctctggagagagatgaggaacagctgggatgggctggtaaaagcctgggagaggaaaatgtcagtgtagagctaagttgtgtgagtgtgcagggtgtgggcactccaggtgtggcctcaccagtgccaaggagaggggaaggtcacctccctccatctgccagcaatgcttttcctgatgcagcccaggaggctgttggcctttgtcatggtggtgcattgctggctcatgctcagctgtttgtcctccaggaccccaaggtccttctctgcagagccactatctagccagtcagcccccagcatgatgcccacagtgtgcctagatcacaagctgtcctcccccagggactttctcagcagcagcttgtccttcttgcagatcagctccacctctgccataggtcccacagtgcttcagagtaacctgggacagcaaacccctctcctgccagggctgcgcagccaaggcctgtttctctctggccttggggactgcagcttttactctcgttgtgggaatctcatccatcgttttgtgtccacctgccatccactccagcatgcctctgcagggtttctggcaggaagtgtggcctgtgggggacccacaccggagcaggctgcgagtgcacgttgctggctcacgttgagcttctcatccaccagcacacccaagtccctctcctcagggctgctctcaagccattctccacccagcctgtatttgtgcctgggattgccccgacccacgtgcaggaccttgcacctggcctggttgaacttcatgaggtccacacaggcccatctctcaagcctgtccaggtccttctggatcgcatcccatccctccagcttgtcaactgcttcacacagcttggtgttgaaacaaagaactctacacaacagcacttggatactgtgaagtccgtgttctttatttggctttcttgttgcccttgatgcctctggccagatttgactctctctgggctttagctCTCCTAACATGATCCATgcctgcttggacaatttctctgtattcctcccaggctacctgtccttgcttccaccttctgtaggcttcctttttctttgatttacccatggtaagtccatgctgatggttcttagcacagctgccaaatgggccacactgatgcacaagtggagctggtactgccaagaggcagagctggtcagagatgtgaagaccagtctcagccttggctgtagtgaccatcaaatggtggtctcccagatctccaggggaacagggaaggagaggagcagagcacaggccctggacagtagggaaggaggcctactgagggcactggcaggtgggctcccatggaaaccatgtcagggccctgaaaatatccacaggccttcatggccctgagcagcttcacctggggcctcctcccacccctctgtccctcagctcaggatcccctttaagcccaggcctgaggttcagccccagcttgatctacgctgtaggtgtaaaggttctccagacgcagccttgcctgtccatggaccttgttggtttgctcttgcaggctgacttcccagcttgattctttatcgggtggaccacgaaagaactgccattcactgagcggccctccaagtgccagaccccagctgattcacaggggcctagggcctttctgctttctttcttcatgtcacttggtcaggtttggggaggagaggaagaaaagcatgtgaggtttctgggtgccaatgactgaaagtgggaagccgaagcatcccatgtgaagtgatgtaaaggctaggctagttcaacactcttattttcaactcctttcttggaggccttcaaccttccacaggaatctggaagctctgagatccctccatctcactctcttttagcaattaagttgatagtaaccaagccagaggctttgtttccattctctttacagcctcaatcaccacttggtctggagatgtggagaagcttgcagaagaacaagaaagacaagaaagtggctgctcccaggaatctcaggaggcatggcatactgatagctttgttcaggaagctggtcaaatgcctcaaggcatgaccaatgctggtcaaatgttgctcaaggctttatcccgtaggagatggaaaacatccaaggacagagatggcacaatgtcactgggaaacctcctgcaatgcttggatgcccccacagagaaaaagattttcattttctttgtcctgaaccttccttatttcaacatctgaccattgtctattaacctcctgccaagcaccactgtcacaagcctggctccatggccctgaaaatgtccccatagggacacacaggctgctatgagcttcccaagaccttcccttctccaggctaaagaaggcccttccccttcagcccctaagcatcttggtggccaaccgctgaactcgctcccagctatcacaatcttccttgctgtgatgtgttgaccatggccaatagccaatagcccagcagccacacagtcgctcacactttcttcccccttcacaagtgggacaaggaagaaataaagtgtgaaaagtttggggtcaacataacaatttaactggtgaagagaagagattaaaaaaaacctcaacaagtgaaacggagaccatcactcaacacctcccacaagcagactaatgc
This window of the Rissa tridactyla isolate bRisTri1 unplaced genomic scaffold, bRisTri1.patW.cur.20221130 scaffold_29, whole genome shotgun sequence genome carries:
- the LOC128903254 gene encoding olfactory receptor 14J1-like encodes the protein LHYGTLLGSRACVHMAAAAWGSGFLNALLHTANTFSLPLCQGNALDQFFCEIPQILKLSCSHSYFRKAGLLVVSACLGFGCFVFIVLSYVQIFRAVLRIPSEQGRHKAFSTCLPHLAIVSLFLSTAVFAHLKPPSISSPALDLVVSVLYSLVPPLS